A stretch of the Blastocatellia bacterium genome encodes the following:
- a CDS encoding response regulator, with protein MSLFDKFKQQNAAPTDAKVPKEIIELKHQLQNKPNDPEILRQLGIACENHGLNREAIQHFSTLGRIYQKSPQTALSIAYFRKAERLADQTERATILKDIEKTYHVTGQFEEAYKAARQIIEIYLEINQKEAARGFVINLPALGEKDAIYRKELREMIGEKDETWAQGARGTWVEENSPKPTQLIATLPGYTASKVPVTLPAEKAIFAPMRVLVVDDDQSVCKILTAMLRSIGCQSSTASNGTEALQTVSSWKPHLIISDLLMPQMDGSQFFAKLQENPETQNIPFVCLSSRGQEDEKLAAFSKGVEDYWVKPFVISELAARTKKLLLRQWQKNASSSTTLYPDQAELSGRLGTIPMPHLLRMLEYMAKTGLLTLINDEASGSISFQEGWITDAQYEAINGETALFSLISWQTGRFIFESQEIVGPRVITDSLDQIFEKLAAYYQNQA; from the coding sequence ATGTCCTTATTTGATAAATTTAAACAACAAAACGCTGCACCAACTGACGCAAAAGTACCTAAAGAGATAATAGAATTAAAGCACCAATTACAAAATAAACCTAATGACCCAGAAATCTTGCGGCAATTAGGCATTGCTTGTGAAAATCATGGGTTAAATAGGGAGGCTATACAGCATTTTTCTACTTTAGGTAGAATTTACCAAAAAAGCCCTCAAACAGCATTATCAATAGCATACTTTCGCAAAGCTGAACGCTTAGCTGACCAAACAGAACGCGCTACAATTTTAAAAGACATAGAAAAAACCTATCATGTTACAGGACAGTTTGAAGAAGCTTATAAAGCGGCCCGACAAATAATTGAAATTTACTTGGAGATTAACCAAAAAGAAGCGGCTCGAGGCTTTGTAATTAACCTTCCTGCTTTAGGTGAAAAAGATGCTATTTACCGAAAAGAACTTAGGGAAATGATTGGTGAAAAAGACGAAACTTGGGCCCAGGGTGCGCGGGGAACTTGGGTAGAAGAAAACTCTCCTAAACCAACTCAATTAATTGCTACTTTACCCGGTTATACAGCATCCAAAGTCCCTGTCACCCTTCCAGCAGAAAAAGCTATTTTTGCTCCCATGCGGGTTTTAGTAGTAGATGATGATCAAAGTGTTTGCAAAATTTTGACTGCAATGCTTCGCTCTATTGGCTGTCAATCCTCTACAGCTAGTAATGGGACAGAAGCCTTACAAACTGTATCTAGTTGGAAACCCCACTTGATTATTTCTGACTTACTAATGCCTCAAATGGATGGAAGCCAGTTTTTTGCTAAATTACAAGAAAATCCTGAAACTCAAAATATTCCTTTTGTTTGCCTTAGTTCTCGTGGTCAAGAAGATGAAAAGCTAGCTGCTTTTAGCAAAGGTGTAGAAGATTATTGGGTTAAACCCTTTGTTATTTCCGAACTTGCTGCACGTACTAAAAAACTTCTTCTGCGCCAATGGCAAAAAAATGCCTCTTCTTCAACCACTTTATATCCAGATCAAGCAGAATTATCAGGCAGATTAGGTACTATTCCTATGCCACACCTACTAAGAATGTTGGAATATATGGCTAAAACTGGGCTACTAACTTTAATTAATGATGAAGCATCTGGTTCTATTTCTTTTCAAGAAGGTTGGATTACAGATGCTCAATATGAAGCAATCAATGGAGAAACAGCACTATTTTCACTAATTAGCTGGCAAACAGGGCGTTTTATTTTTGAGTCTCAAGAAATAGTTGGCCCTCGGGTTATTACGGATTCTTTAGACCAAATATTTGAAAAATTAGCTGCTTATTATCAAAATCAAGCCTAA
- a CDS encoding response regulator: MLEKMGYRADIAANGLEVLYSLARQNYDVILMDLQMPEMDGLTATREIRQNYTNHKPRIIAMTASVMQGDRENCLEAGMDDYISKPVKIEQLQAVLKRCYQLPTEKLARKTTEHLTSKLTNKLSELTMLPPIDLSVIESLLQIQVPGEPNLLLELIDMFVKDAPKKLDILRNALQQSDFVEVRRVAHTLKGVLDHLEQTK, encoded by the coding sequence ATGCTTGAAAAAATGGGGTATCGTGCTGATATAGCAGCCAATGGGTTAGAAGTATTATATTCTTTAGCTCGTCAAAACTATGATGTAATTTTAATGGATTTACAAATGCCTGAAATGGACGGTTTAACAGCTACTCGAGAAATTCGTCAAAACTATACTAATCATAAACCTAGAATAATTGCTATGACTGCTAGTGTAATGCAAGGAGACCGAGAAAATTGCTTAGAAGCCGGTATGGATGATTATATTAGTAAGCCTGTTAAAATAGAGCAATTACAAGCTGTACTAAAACGCTGCTATCAACTGCCTACAGAAAAATTAGCTCGTAAAACCACTGAACATTTAACTAGTAAACTAACTAATAAACTAAGTGAACTAACTATGTTACCTCCTATAGATTTAAGTGTTATAGAAAGCTTGCTACAAATACAGGTTCCTGGAGAACCTAACCTTTTACTAGAACTAATTGATATGTTTGTTAAAGATGCACCAAAAAAACTAGATATTTTGCGTAATGCTTTGCAACAGTCTGACTTTGTAGAGGTTCGCCGAGTTGCTCATACATTAAAGGGAGTTCTGGATCACTTGGAGCAAACCAAATGA
- a CDS encoding PAS domain-containing protein, translating into MRESKKTKKQLILELKKLRRCVTKLSKNKSKGKILETQLSSSNFSKASENSLSTKFNPLANITSILEAASLVAIIITDVNGVISIFNSGAEKMLAYNSEEVIGKELTIFHLSSEINLRGQELSHKFHHKITGVNVLTEYARQGKQEAREWTYIKKNNQTLTVNLSVTALKDNLGNSLGFLSIATDISEQKQVHKELQKAKETAEMAVRVKSEFLANMSHEIRTPMNAVIGMTGLLLDTSLSEEQKDYVATIRSSGDALLTIINDILDFSKIEAGKLQLEQAPFDIKDCIEESLVLIAPKAAEKGLNLTYSIDPLTPRIILGDIARLRQILVNLLSNAVKFTKVGEVSILVKASLLEQPLQASSCLEKDSYNIYKIQFSVKDNGIGIAPDRVNKLFQAFSQLDTSTTRKYGGTGLGLAISKLLCELMGGNIWVESQVGSGATFHFTILAKVTDDEFTHGEVENILVDKRLLMIVDDPVDQYLLQQQAVAWGMHPRATTLVDEAIYWLRDGSLFDIVVIDTEVDNYQYFLSQLKENIPLLALVSPDKPTSQLNAIIAGSLTKPFNPQHLYEVFTNIFSNLPIKSRHTNTLLQIDYEMALKHPLRILVAEDNVVNQKSNLTNA; encoded by the coding sequence ATGAGGGAGAGTAAAAAAACCAAAAAACAGCTAATTTTAGAACTAAAAAAATTACGTCGATGTGTCACCAAACTATCAAAAAATAAATCTAAGGGCAAAATTTTAGAAACGCAATTATCTAGCTCAAATTTTTCTAAAGCCTCAGAAAATAGCTTAAGCACAAAATTTAACCCTTTAGCTAATATTACTTCCATACTAGAAGCAGCTTCCTTAGTAGCAATTATTATTACAGATGTTAATGGAGTTATTTCTATTTTCAATTCTGGCGCAGAGAAAATGCTAGCTTATAATTCTGAAGAAGTAATAGGAAAAGAATTAACAATTTTTCATTTAAGCTCAGAAATTAATTTGCGCGGACAAGAATTAAGTCATAAGTTCCATCATAAAATCACAGGAGTAAATGTTTTAACTGAATATGCTCGTCAAGGTAAACAAGAAGCTAGAGAATGGACATATATTAAGAAAAATAATCAAACCCTAACCGTTAATTTATCAGTTACTGCATTAAAGGATAATTTAGGAAATTCACTTGGATTCTTAAGCATTGCTACTGATATTAGTGAACAAAAACAAGTTCATAAAGAACTACAAAAAGCCAAAGAGACAGCAGAAATGGCTGTAAGGGTTAAATCAGAATTTCTAGCAAATATGAGCCATGAAATTCGTACCCCTATGAATGCTGTTATTGGTATGACTGGGCTTTTATTAGATACAAGCCTTTCAGAAGAACAAAAAGATTATGTAGCAACAATTCGTAGTAGTGGTGATGCTCTTTTAACAATTATCAATGACATTTTAGATTTTTCTAAGATTGAAGCTGGCAAATTACAGCTTGAGCAAGCTCCTTTTGATATTAAAGATTGTATTGAGGAATCTTTGGTATTAATAGCACCTAAAGCAGCAGAAAAAGGCTTAAATTTAACTTATTCTATTGACCCTCTTACCCCAAGAATTATACTAGGTGATATAGCTAGGCTTCGTCAAATCCTAGTTAATTTATTAAGTAATGCTGTTAAGTTTACTAAGGTTGGAGAAGTATCTATTTTAGTTAAAGCCAGTCTTTTAGAACAACCTTTACAAGCTAGTTCTTGTTTAGAAAAAGATAGTTACAATATTTATAAAATACAATTCTCTGTTAAAGACAATGGTATTGGTATTGCTCCTGATAGGGTAAATAAATTATTCCAAGCATTTTCTCAACTAGACACTTCTACAACTCGAAAATATGGTGGTACAGGTCTAGGTTTAGCTATTAGTAAATTACTTTGTGAACTAATGGGGGGAAATATTTGGGTAGAAAGCCAAGTAGGGTCTGGAGCTACTTTTCATTTCACTATTTTGGCAAAAGTAACGGATGATGAATTTACTCATGGTGAAGTAGAAAATATTTTAGTAGATAAACGGCTATTAATGATTGTTGATGATCCAGTAGATCAATATTTGTTACAACAACAAGCTGTTGCTTGGGGTATGCACCCACGTGCAACAACACTTGTAGATGAAGCAATTTATTGGCTACGTGATGGCTCATTATTTGATATTGTAGTGATTGATACAGAAGTTGATAACTACCAGTATTTTCTTAGCCAACTAAAAGAAAATATACCTCTTCTAGCTTTAGTAAGTCCTGATAAACCTACTTCACAATTAAATGCAATAATAGCAGGTTCATTAACTAAACCTTTTAACCCTCAACATTTATATGAAGTATTTACTAATATTTTCTCTAATTTACCTATTAAATCCCGACATACAAACACATTACTTCAAATAGATTATGAAATGGCCTTAAAACATCCGCTAAGAATACTTGTTGCAGAAGATAATGTAGTAAATCAAAAAAGTAACCTTACGAATGCTTGA
- a CDS encoding serine/threonine protein kinase — protein MSGKTGQISYFNSLLGKLLNQTYRIDSQVALGGMGAVFRGVQVSTNEVVAIKVISPHLTANSVFVKRFQREAKVGSLLSHPNIVKVHEFGETPEGILFMAMEFIEGKTLDEYITHSSPLNVMRALEILRPLSEALDTAHKRNILHRDLKPANVLLAKDSQGKEVIKLVDFGLVKLLQPDSEITAGSNLTAMGEACGTPIICLQNKLLVNN, from the coding sequence ATGAGTGGTAAAACTGGACAAATTAGTTACTTTAATAGCCTTCTAGGTAAGCTATTAAACCAAACCTATCGCATCGATAGCCAAGTAGCTCTAGGTGGGATGGGTGCTGTGTTTCGTGGTGTTCAAGTAAGTACTAATGAAGTAGTAGCAATTAAAGTTATCTCCCCCCACTTAACAGCTAATAGTGTTTTTGTTAAGCGTTTTCAAAGAGAAGCTAAAGTAGGATCGCTTTTATCTCACCCTAATATTGTAAAAGTTCATGAATTTGGGGAAACTCCAGAAGGTATTTTATTTATGGCTATGGAGTTTATCGAAGGAAAAACCTTAGATGAATACATCACCCACTCATCCCCACTTAATGTTATGCGTGCTTTAGAAATACTGCGACCTCTTTCAGAAGCACTTGATACTGCACATAAACGCAATATACTGCATAGAGACTTAAAACCTGCTAATGTGTTATTAGCTAAAGACAGCCAAGGAAAAGAAGTTATTAAACTGGTAGATTTTGGTTTAGTAAAACTCTTGCAACCAGATAGTGAAATTACTGCGGGTTCTAACCTTACAGCTATGGGAGAAGCTTGTGGTACTCCTATTATATGTCTCCAGAACAAATTATTGGTCAACAACTAG
- a CDS encoding protein kinase — translation MSQAQAADPAIGTIIEDKYRIDSLMSKGGMGKVFKVTHLNLNKTFALKLMNFSSNVTDPNHLARFRREAEALAKIAHPNVVMVTDFGVTAEQVPYIVMEYIQGVSLRSLLEKMGKLPEKQAIQIAKQMCSGLHAAHTQGIVHRDLKPENIMVQQLNEEEIVTKVLDFGIAKLLVDDPSSQNLTSNEELLGTLKYMTPEQFLGTPVDARSDVFGICLIVYEMLAGIVPPAVMSLAQPLHELCPEISLRLSDIILKGLAQSPDQRQQSALALKKEIDNVEQDAMMDIIRDGTEDASGIYYNNTSNSTNRTGRTGRQNFNNTNQTQRHNTTASGKRQDNSIKPQQNLPPEDDYPEVISYEKPRTNPIVYVVVLVLLVAGGFGGWKYYQSKANTENTDTNNKVSATELPPMVKIKGDSFKMGRNSKIDLYSSPEHLVQLESFYVSSFLVTNHQYAVFIKNSNYPPPDNWRGQKTPPNDQLEKPVTTVRWQDAKAYCDWLTQQTGKAYRMPTEAEWEYLANNHASLNVKQMMEDNIEWTNSEFKAYPNSKAEKLGPGNFYIIRGLKEDGKMGKVDPIIYRFWEQPSFSFENLGFRIAYKAD, via the coding sequence ATGTCTCAAGCGCAAGCTGCCGATCCAGCAATCGGAACTATTATTGAAGACAAGTACCGCATTGATTCTTTGATGAGCAAAGGCGGTATGGGTAAAGTTTTCAAAGTTACTCACTTAAACTTAAATAAAACATTTGCACTTAAACTTATGAATTTTAGTTCAAATGTTACAGACCCAAACCATTTAGCTCGTTTTAGACGTGAAGCAGAAGCATTGGCTAAGATTGCTCATCCTAATGTAGTTATGGTGACAGACTTTGGGGTTACAGCAGAACAAGTCCCTTATATTGTAATGGAGTATATTCAAGGAGTTTCTCTTAGATCTTTACTTGAAAAGATGGGAAAACTTCCTGAAAAACAAGCTATTCAAATTGCTAAACAAATGTGTTCTGGTCTTCATGCAGCACATACTCAAGGTATTGTACACCGTGATCTAAAACCAGAAAACATTATGGTTCAACAACTTAACGAAGAAGAGATAGTAACTAAGGTTTTAGATTTTGGTATTGCTAAATTACTGGTGGATGATCCATCAAGTCAAAATTTAACATCTAATGAAGAATTGTTAGGAACATTAAAATATATGACTCCAGAACAATTCTTAGGTACTCCTGTAGATGCTCGCTCAGACGTTTTTGGGATTTGTTTAATTGTTTATGAAATGCTAGCTGGCATAGTTCCTCCAGCAGTAATGTCATTAGCACAGCCACTGCATGAACTTTGCCCAGAAATCTCTTTACGTTTAAGTGATATTATCTTAAAAGGTCTAGCCCAATCACCTGACCAACGTCAGCAATCTGCTCTAGCACTTAAGAAAGAAATAGATAATGTTGAGCAAGATGCTATGATGGACATTATTAGAGATGGGACTGAAGATGCTAGTGGAATATACTATAATAATACTAGCAATAGTACTAATAGAACTGGTAGAACTGGTAGACAAAACTTTAATAATACCAATCAAACCCAACGTCATAACACTACGGCATCTGGAAAACGTCAAGATAATAGTATTAAACCTCAACAAAACCTTCCTCCAGAAGATGATTACCCAGAAGTTATTTCTTACGAAAAACCCCGTACTAACCCTATTGTTTATGTTGTAGTATTAGTGCTATTAGTGGCAGGTGGATTTGGTGGCTGGAAATATTACCAATCTAAAGCCAATACAGAAAATACTGATACTAATAACAAGGTATCTGCAACAGAACTTCCTCCAATGGTAAAAATAAAAGGGGATTCCTTTAAGATGGGAAGAAATAGCAAAATTGACCTCTATTCTTCCCCAGAGCATTTAGTACAATTAGAATCTTTTTATGTTTCTAGCTTCTTAGTTACTAACCATCAATACGCAGTATTTATTAAGAACTCTAACTATCCTCCTCCAGATAACTGGAGAGGTCAAAAAACTCCTCCTAACGATCAACTAGAAAAGCCAGTAACAACAGTTCGTTGGCAAGATGCCAAAGCTTACTGTGATTGGTTAACACAACAAACAGGCAAAGCTTATAGAATGCCTACAGAAGCAGAATGGGAATATTTAGCAAATAATCATGCAAGTTTAAATGTAAAACAAATGATGGAAGATAATATTGAATGGACTAACTCTGAGTTTAAAGCTTATCCAAACTCAAAAGCTGAAAAGTTAGGGCCTGGAAATTTTTACATTATTCGAGGACTAAAAGAAGATGGTAAGATGGGAAAAGTTGACCCTATAATATACCGATTTTGGGAACAACCCAGCTTTTCTTTTGAAAATTTAGGATTTCGTATTGCTTATAAAGCTGACTAA
- a CDS encoding tetratricopeptide repeat protein, whose protein sequence is MIEKNPNFGPAYAALGYAYLQKEDFDLAIDNLRTAIEKDNKDSDARLNLRVALYRNGEIEDAIKEYEQLMRDKSDNPEVYYNLGVAYAHQGKFKDALDQINLAITKRKNKKYPEAYNNLGLIYEVMGQFDKSIESFQSAIEQQGGSYPIANYNLGRIYVNSNNKENKFAAIKQYELAVKQNPKFAEAYLEQGNAWLFLNNNGVEGSLGKAIEKYQKALEIRENFYPLAHENMAIVYSKLGQKNKALQHYYLAFEQYDGRCPEALQNLVNTIIDEQFFSITNELDKVNNAGSLKNKAVQEKITTKDGEEIEAIFFRTMKNLLSYADVDEELKDNALIRYCGGRSYAFVGDWQLATNELAAALTLAKKEAKQPDKNKEKADNEINVKEDAERALLTIASNNLVAILPQ, encoded by the coding sequence TTGATAGAAAAAAATCCTAACTTTGGCCCAGCCTATGCTGCTCTAGGTTATGCCTATCTCCAAAAAGAAGATTTTGACCTAGCTATTGATAACCTACGAACTGCTATAGAAAAAGATAATAAAGACTCTGACGCCCGCCTTAATTTACGTGTAGCTCTTTATCGTAATGGGGAAATTGAAGATGCTATAAAAGAATATGAACAATTAATGAGAGATAAGTCTGATAACCCTGAAGTTTACTATAATTTAGGCGTAGCTTATGCCCACCAAGGAAAATTTAAAGATGCTCTTGATCAAATAAACCTAGCAATCACCAAGCGGAAAAACAAAAAATACCCAGAAGCCTACAATAATTTAGGGTTAATTTATGAAGTTATGGGACAATTTGATAAATCAATAGAAAGTTTTCAATCTGCTATTGAACAACAAGGAGGCAGCTACCCCATTGCTAACTATAATTTAGGAAGAATTTATGTAAATAGTAATAATAAAGAAAATAAATTTGCTGCAATTAAACAATATGAACTTGCAGTAAAGCAAAATCCAAAATTTGCAGAAGCTTACTTAGAACAAGGAAATGCTTGGCTTTTTCTTAATAATAATGGAGTTGAAGGTTCTTTAGGAAAAGCAATAGAAAAATATCAAAAAGCTTTAGAAATAAGAGAAAATTTTTACCCACTTGCACATGAAAACATGGCAATTGTCTATAGTAAGTTAGGACAAAAAAATAAAGCCTTACAACACTATTATTTAGCTTTTGAACAATATGATGGTCGTTGTCCTGAAGCTTTACAAAATTTAGTAAATACTATTATAGATGAACAATTTTTTTCTATAACTAATGAACTAGATAAAGTAAATAATGCAGGAAGCTTAAAAAATAAGGCAGTACAAGAAAAAATCACTACTAAAGATGGTGAAGAAATAGAAGCAATATTTTTCCGAACAATGAAGAATTTACTTTCCTATGCTGATGTTGATGAAGAACTAAAAGATAATGCACTAATTCGTTATTGTGGTGGACGTTCCTATGCTTTTGTTGGTGATTGGCAGCTAGCAACTAACGAACTAGCAGCAGCTTTAACATTAGCTAAAAAAGAGGCAAAACAACCTGATAAAAATAAAGAAAAAGCAGATAATGAAATAAATGTTAAAGAAGATGCTGAACGTGCTTTGCTTACAATAGCATCTAATAATTTGGTAGCTATTCTACCGCAGTAG
- a CDS encoding cysteine synthase family protein encodes MLDLIGNTPLVELRSFSKNPSVKIFAKLELMNPSGSLKDRIAKYMIESAEATGKLTSGKTIIEASSGNTGISLSMVGSLKGYRTKIFMPESKSIERRIMMRMWGAELILTPRNNPHSHIEAAKELSTNTTDYFYIDQNENQDNVLAHYHHTAAEILEQMPGSIDAVIAGIGTGGTIMGVGRRLKEANSKTQVVAVQPAEGISKIEGLLHLDGSYVPGICDLSLIDKNIYVEDPNAIETACKLALQEGIFAGISSGAVLYAALSLAETMEKGQIVIILGDRGERYLSTDLCLHARS; translated from the coding sequence TTGTTGGATTTAATAGGAAATACACCTTTAGTAGAATTAAGAAGTTTTAGTAAAAACCCTTCTGTTAAGATATTTGCTAAATTAGAGTTAATGAACCCTAGCGGCTCTCTAAAAGATCGTATTGCAAAATATATGATAGAGTCAGCAGAAGCTACTGGGAAATTAACATCAGGTAAAACCATCATAGAAGCATCAAGTGGAAATACGGGTATTTCTCTTTCAATGGTCGGTTCACTAAAAGGATATCGGACAAAAATCTTTATGCCTGAATCCAAAAGTATAGAACGACGAATAATGATGAGAATGTGGGGGGCCGAACTTATACTGACACCTCGCAATAACCCTCATAGCCACATTGAAGCTGCAAAAGAACTATCAACCAACACTACAGACTATTTTTATATTGACCAAAATGAAAACCAAGATAATGTACTAGCCCATTATCACCATACAGCAGCAGAAATCTTAGAACAAATGCCAGGTTCAATAGATGCTGTTATTGCAGGTATTGGTACAGGTGGGACTATAATGGGAGTTGGACGAAGGCTAAAAGAAGCTAATAGTAAAACCCAAGTAGTTGCTGTACAACCGGCTGAAGGTATTAGCAAAATAGAAGGACTACTTCATTTAGATGGTAGTTATGTACCTGGTATTTGTGACCTTTCTTTAATAGACAAAAATATCTATGTAGAAGATCCTAATGCAATTGAAACAGCCTGTAAATTAGCTTTGCAGGAAGGTATTTTTGCTGGCATTAGCTCAGGAGCCGTACTTTATGCAGCTTTATCTTTAGCTGAAACAATGGAAAAAGGACAAATTGTCATTATTCTAGGTGATCGTGGGGAACGTTACCTAAGCACAGATCTATGTTTACACGCTAGAAGTTAG
- a CDS encoding matrixin family metalloprotease — MSNTRRFFIQTCDVKPNDVNEEMHLVQKYLRRFGYLQQKCEDRRLDEPTEKALKLYQRNMSLKETGYLDKETVDVLNLPRCGLRDIPPSGEETSSSFVVRGCSYQAKFRTLTYAFINGTNDINGNSEQQAVRNAFATWQREIPIDFQEVGLANNPNFRIGWFSGSHGDNNPFDGIGNVLLNAFILLHVVV, encoded by the coding sequence ATGTCTAATACTAGACGTTTTTTTATACAAACTTGTGATGTTAAACCAAATGATGTGAATGAAGAAATGCACCTTGTACAAAAATATCTTAGACGTTTTGGATATCTACAGCAAAAATGTGAAGATAGAAGGCTGGATGAACCAACAGAAAAAGCTTTGAAGCTTTATCAAAGAAATATGAGCCTTAAAGAAACAGGCTATTTAGATAAAGAGACTGTAGATGTTTTAAATTTACCTAGATGCGGTCTAAGAGATATACCTCCATCAGGTGAAGAAACATCCTCAAGTTTTGTTGTTCGTGGTTGCAGCTATCAAGCAAAATTCCGTACTTTAACTTATGCCTTTATAAATGGAACAAATGATATAAATGGCAATAGTGAGCAACAAGCTGTTAGAAATGCTTTTGCAACTTGGCAAAGAGAAATTCCTATAGACTTTCAAGAAGTTGGTTTAGCCAACAATCCAAATTTTAGAATAGGATGGTTTTCTGGTAGCCATGGAGATAACAACCCATTTGATGGTATTGGAAATGTTTTGCTTAATGCTTTTATCCTCCTCCATGTGGTGGTCTAA
- a CDS encoding threonine synthase, producing MTTRHITSLHCVKCHKIYTLEQEYTCSSCGLDGILDIEYNYDLAAKTLTKEALASREFNHWRYLELLPIAEDAVLPHLQVGWTPVYNAPKIATTLNMKAVYIKDDGRNPTASFKDRASSVGVVKATEKKAPIIACASTGNAASSLAGFAAAMGIASIIFVPERAPEPKITQLLIFGATVIRVKGSYEDAWWFCQRACEKWGWYNRNAAVNPYLVEGKKTAGLEIGEQMADNMPDWVVFSVGDGCTIAGAWKGIWEMYKLGIAKRLPKMLGVQAEGASPIVKAFRTNSDLITSEAQTIADSICVGEPRNWRKALKAIQDSNGEMIQVTDEEILEAMRLTARSAAVFGEPAGVAALAGLKRAREEGIVKEGETALVAITGNGLKDVQTARKAAGEPIAIEPDIEKLAQVLQEKFLI from the coding sequence ATGACAACTCGCCACATTACTTCTTTGCACTGCGTTAAATGCCATAAAATCTATACTTTAGAGCAGGAGTATACTTGCTCAAGTTGTGGTTTGGATGGAATCTTAGACATAGAATATAATTATGATTTAGCTGCTAAAACATTGACTAAAGAAGCTTTAGCTAGTCGAGAGTTTAACCATTGGCGTTACCTGGAACTACTACCAATTGCAGAAGATGCTGTATTACCACATCTTCAAGTAGGCTGGACACCTGTTTATAATGCACCAAAAATTGCTACAACCCTGAATATGAAAGCTGTTTATATTAAAGATGATGGACGTAACCCTACGGCATCGTTTAAGGATCGTGCTAGCTCGGTTGGGGTGGTAAAAGCTACAGAAAAGAAAGCACCGATTATTGCTTGTGCTTCGACGGGCAATGCTGCTAGCTCGCTAGCTGGTTTTGCTGCGGCAATGGGAATTGCAAGTATTATTTTTGTCCCTGAACGCGCACCAGAGCCAAAAATTACCCAACTATTAATTTTTGGTGCTACTGTAATACGTGTTAAAGGAAGTTATGAAGATGCTTGGTGGTTTTGTCAAAGAGCTTGTGAAAAATGGGGTTGGTATAATCGTAATGCTGCGGTTAATCCTTATTTAGTGGAAGGAAAAAAGACTGCTGGCTTAGAAATAGGCGAACAAATGGCGGATAATATGCCGGATTGGGTCGTCTTTTCTGTTGGGGATGGTTGCACTATTGCAGGAGCTTGGAAAGGTATTTGGGAGATGTACAAACTAGGAATAGCAAAACGTTTGCCTAAAATGCTAGGTGTACAAGCCGAGGGTGCAAGTCCAATTGTAAAAGCTTTTCGTACTAATTCAGACTTAATAACATCAGAGGCACAGACCATTGCTGATAGTATTTGTGTTGGTGAGCCTAGGAATTGGCGTAAAGCTCTAAAAGCAATTCAAGATTCTAATGGTGAAATGATTCAAGTAACAGATGAGGAGATTTTAGAAGCAATGAGGCTTACTGCTAGAAGTGCTGCTGTATTTGGTGAACCAGCCGGAGTTGCTGCACTAGCAGGATTAAAACGCGCTAGAGAAGAAGGAATTGTAAAAGAAGGTGAGACGGCTTTAGTTGCTATTACTGGTAATGGGTTAAAAGATGTGCAAACTGCTCGCAAAGCAGCGGGTGAGCCAATTGCAATTGAGCCAGATATAGAAAAATTAGCTCAAGTTTTACAGGAAAAATTTTTAATTTAA
- a CDS encoding YjbQ family protein: MKTYHQTLSIKTSNCLEFIDITEQIIDLVKKSQISNGIINIQTKHTTTGIIINEHEPLLLSDIKSTLERLVPQEIAYQHNNFKIRTVNMTANERENGHSHCKAIFLRTSETLNIFAGELQLGTWQRIFLLELDSSQTRNISVMLMGMV, translated from the coding sequence ATGAAAACCTATCACCAAACTTTGTCAATCAAAACTTCTAACTGCTTAGAATTTATAGATATAACAGAGCAAATTATTGATTTAGTAAAAAAATCTCAAATCTCAAACGGAATTATTAATATTCAAACCAAGCATACTACTACAGGAATTATCATTAATGAGCATGAGCCACTACTTTTATCAGACATAAAAAGTACTTTAGAACGACTTGTTCCACAAGAAATAGCATATCAGCACAATAATTTTAAGATTCGTACAGTAAACATGACCGCTAATGAACGGGAAAATGGGCATTCTCATTGTAAAGCTATTTTTTTAAGAACCTCTGAAACATTAAATATTTTTGCAGGGGAACTTCAACTTGGCACTTGGCAGAGGATTTTTTTACTAGAATTAGATAGCTCACAAACCAGAAATATCTCTGTAATGCTAATGGGTATGGTGTAA